GGGTGAGGAAGAAGATCTTCATAGCTTATCTTAAGGTGACCATAAAAACGATTCTGGCTGAATTTAACGAGATTAAATACGCCGGAACGGTTCTGTTCCGACGTCTTTAAAACAAATGTGGTTCAAAGGTGTTCCACAACTAATCTTCGGAATATTGTCCTTTGAGGCTTTCGACGATGCTTGGATCCGCCAAAGTAGTTACATTGCCCAGGGCTCGTCCTTCTGCGATATCTCTTAAAAGACGTCGCATGATCTTCCCGCTTCGAGTTTTGGGCAGGTCGATCGTAAAGATGATTTTCTCGGGCTTGGCGAACTTGCCGATTTTTTTGGCAACCAGTTCATCAAGCTCCTTTTTTAACTCGTCGCTGCCTTCGATGCCTTCTCGAAGAGTGACAAACGAAGCCAGTCCTTGTCCTTTGATTTCGTGCTTAATTCCCACGACCGCCGATTCGGCAACGGTCGGGTGTTCAACATAAACAGATTCAAGCTCAGCGGTTCCGATTCGGTGGCCTGATACGTTCACCACGTCATCGACCCGGCCGAGAACCCAGAAATAACCGTCTTCGTCGATCTTGGCTCCATCACCTGGAAAGTAGTATTTGCCGTCCCAATTACACCAATAAGTGTCTTTGAATCTCTCGGGATCCCCATAGACGCCACGAGTGATGGCTGGCCATGGCTTGCGAATGGTGAGAAGTCCCGCTTGTTTTTCTTCGCCTGCTTCATTCACTACAGCGGCATCTACGCCGAAGAATGGCAGAGTGGCACTACCTGGTTTGGTCGAGGTGACGCCAGGTAACGGAGTTAGCATCACGCCACCCGTTTCTGTCTGCCACCAGGTGTCAACGATCGGACATTTTTCCGAACCGATTTTTTCGTGATACCACATCCAGGCCTCTGGATTGATCGGTTCTCCCACGGTGCCCAGGAGGCGAAGTGAGCTGAGGTCATAGGATTCTGGCCACTGGTCACCCCACTTCATGAATGCGCGAATGGCAGTAGGTGCGGTGTAAAAAATGGTGGCGCCATACTTTTCGACAATGGCCCAAAAGCGACCGTTGTCTGGATAATTGGGTGCTCCTTCATACATGACGCAGGTGGCGGCATTCGCCAGTGGGCCATAGACCAGGTAACTGTGACCCGTGATCCAACCAATATCAGCGGTACAGAAGTATACGTCCTCTGGCTTGAGGTCGAAAATGTATTTTGCTGTCAGGTAGGTGTAGACCATATAGCCTCCCTGGGTGTGCATGATGCCCTTGGGCTTTCCTGTGGTGCCACTGGTATAGAGTAGGAACAACATGTCCTCACTATCCAGTTCCTCGGCTGAGCATTCCTTTGGTTGATCCTTTACCAGTTCATGGTAATCGATGTCGCGATCTTCTTTCATGTCGCAATCAAAAGTGTCGTTGTCGTCACGTTGAACGACCACCACTTTTTCAACGCAGTCCAGGCCTTCAATGGCCTCATCAACGATGGGTTTCAAGTGCAGGGGCTTACCTCGACGCCAGGCTCCATCGCCTGTGATGACCCATTTGGCGTCCATATCCAGGATGCGGTCTTTAATGGAGTCTGCTGAAAAACCAGCGAATACAACCGAGTGAACGGCGCCGATTCTTGCACAGGCAAGCAGTGCCATCGCCAGTTCAGGAATCATGGGAAGGTAGATCGCGATACGATCGCCTTTTTTAATGCCTAGGCTCTTGAGTCCGTTGGCAAATTTGCAGATCTCCCGGTGTAGGTCGTAGTAGGTAAGAACCCGACTATCGCCAGGCTCGCCTTCCCAGATGATTGCAGCCTTGTTTCGGTTGGGTCCATCCAGGTGACGGTCCACGCAATTGTAGCAAAGGTTCGTCTTGCCACCGGTAAACCATTTGTAGAAAGGCTTGTCGGAGTCATCCATCACCCGATCCCATTTCTTGAACCAGTGGAGTTCATCTGCTGCTTCAGCCCAAAAGGTATCCGGATTCTCAATACTTTTTTTATGGAGCTCTTTGTAGGCGTCCATACCGGCTATATGAGCCTGGTCCTGAAATTCTTTTGAGGGTGGGAAAGTCCGATTCTCGTGAAGGACTACATTGATTTCCTGGGAATCCATAACGTTGAGGTATTTATGTAGTTATTACTAGTTCAAATAGAAATACTGAAGAGTTCTACAGGATGGAAGAAGCCCCAATTTCTGGTCAATAGGAATCCCATCCTTGGGAAGAAGTTTATCGAGCGGCTTGCTTGGGTCCAATTGAGGGGAGTTCTAAGCCAAATGGTAAACGGCTCGATTAGAAATACTGATTGAGGGGTATGGATGGAGCCGGGAATCGGAGTCGAACCGACGACCTACGCATTACGAATGCGTTGCTCTACCAACTGAGCTATCCCGGCAAATCCAAGAACGTCAAAACTGCTCCAATTTTTCGGTTTGTAAAGCAATTTGCGGTGGCGTCAATCCGGTCTCGTAAATTGCAGTTGATTTAGCACAACTCGGGCTCCAAGGTTCGTCGTCTTATGAGCAAGGAATTAGAAGAAGGAACAGAGTTGACCCTCGATTTTAAAAAGTTGAGGAAGGTTGCGTCTGGGGACGCAGATGTAGTCCCGGCTGTGGCCCAGGATGTGGAAAGTGGCGAAGTTATCATCGTTGGCTATGTGAATGAACTCGCTCTAAAGACAGCCCGGGAGGAAGGTCTCGCCACATTTTGGAGCACTTCCCGGAACGAGCTGTGGATTAAAGGAAAAACCTCGGGCGACTATTTGGAACTCGTGGATACGCGCGTCAATTGTGAGCAGAACTCTATTTTATACCGGGTGCGCCTGAAAGGTGTCGGTAGCTGTCACACGCGCGATGCTGAAGGGAAGCATCGCCATGGTTGTTATTACCGCCGCATCAATGGTGAGGGTAATCTCGAGTTTGTTTAGGCTCTTATGAATTCAGGAGAGAGCTTCTATCAAGATTTCGAAGCGCGCCTCTACCTTTAATGTTTCTAGGACATGCTGTTTTAGGACGGGATCGGGTACAAAGGTGTAGGCTACAAGATCCACAAAATCCTCCGGATCTTTCATTTCTTCGACAAACTGAAGTAACTCCCCGGGCACTTCTGAATCTTCCTCCACATACGCTTTCACTACCTCCAGGAGCTCATCTCGGAGTTCTGTGAGTTCCAGTTCATCGGTCTCCTGTGAAGATTTTAAAGGTGTGATGGCTGCCTCACGGTAGGGTTTGTCTTCAAATAATTCGTCC
This genomic stretch from Opitutia bacterium ISCC 52 harbors:
- the acs gene encoding acetate--CoA ligase codes for the protein MDSQEINVVLHENRTFPPSKEFQDQAHIAGMDAYKELHKKSIENPDTFWAEAADELHWFKKWDRVMDDSDKPFYKWFTGGKTNLCYNCVDRHLDGPNRNKAAIIWEGEPGDSRVLTYYDLHREICKFANGLKSLGIKKGDRIAIYLPMIPELAMALLACARIGAVHSVVFAGFSADSIKDRILDMDAKWVITGDGAWRRGKPLHLKPIVDEAIEGLDCVEKVVVVQRDDNDTFDCDMKEDRDIDYHELVKDQPKECSAEELDSEDMLFLLYTSGTTGKPKGIMHTQGGYMVYTYLTAKYIFDLKPEDVYFCTADIGWITGHSYLVYGPLANAATCVMYEGAPNYPDNGRFWAIVEKYGATIFYTAPTAIRAFMKWGDQWPESYDLSSLRLLGTVGEPINPEAWMWYHEKIGSEKCPIVDTWWQTETGGVMLTPLPGVTSTKPGSATLPFFGVDAAVVNEAGEEKQAGLLTIRKPWPAITRGVYGDPERFKDTYWCNWDGKYYFPGDGAKIDEDGYFWVLGRVDDVVNVSGHRIGTAELESVYVEHPTVAESAVVGIKHEIKGQGLASFVTLREGIEGSDELKKELDELVAKKIGKFAKPEKIIFTIDLPKTRSGKIMRRLLRDIAEGRALGNVTTLADPSIVESLKGQYSED
- a CDS encoding phosphoribosyl-AMP cyclohydrolase produces the protein MSKELEEGTELTLDFKKLRKVASGDADVVPAVAQDVESGEVIIVGYVNELALKTAREEGLATFWSTSRNELWIKGKTSGDYLELVDTRVNCEQNSILYRVRLKGVGSCHTRDAEGKHRHGCYYRRINGEGNLEFV
- a CDS encoding LON peptidase substrate-binding domain-containing protein; translation: MRLEIELPDRVPVMTLPEVVFFPKVMMPLFIFEPRYRTMLKTSLEGNRMFAVAGIDPSQVDNFPIQEPAHSVATIGLIRGCKTQEDGTSHLILQGLSRIRLDELFEDKPYREAAITPLKSSQETDELELTELRDELLEVVKAYVEEDSEVPGELLQFVEEMKDPEDFVDLVAYTFVPDPVLKQHVLETLKVEARFEILIEALS